The nucleotide sequence GCGCGCTACACACAGGCCGATGTGATTGTGGTGGGCCTGATCGGCGAGCGTGGCCGCGAAGTCAAGGAATTTGTTGAAGACATTCTGGGCGCGCAGGACCGCAGCCGCGCTGTGGTGGTGGCGGCCCCCGCCGATGCGCCGCCGCTGCTGCGCATGCAGGGTGCCAGCTACGCCACGGCAATTGCCGAGCATTTCCGCGACAAGGGCAAGCATGTGCTGCTGCTCATGGATTCGCTGACCCGCTACGCCATGGCACAGCGCGAAATTGCCCTGGCCATTGGCGAGCCGCCTGCGACCAAGGGCTACCCACCATCGTGTTTTGCCAAGCTGCCCGCGCTGGTGGAGCGCAGCGGCAACGGCCTGCATGGCGTGGGCTCGATCACGGCCTTCTACACCGTGCTGTCTGAAGGCGATGACCAGCAGGACCCGATTGCCGATGCGGCCCGCGCCATTCTGGACGGCCACGTTGTTCTGTCGCGTGCGCTGGCCGAGACGGGGCATTACCCCGCTATTGATATCGAGCAGTCGGCTTCGCGCGTCATGCACAACGTGGTCTCGCGTGAGCACTTTGAACTGGCCCGCCGCTTTCGCGCCGTCTATTCGCGCTACCAGAAGGGGCGCGATCTGGTGCAGGTCGGCGCCTATGTGCCGGGGTCTGACCCGCAACTGGATGAAGCCATTGCGCTGCAGCCAGCGATGAGCAGTTTTCTGCAGCAAAGCATGTTTGAGAGCTCCAGCATGGAGCAAAGCCTGAGCGGCATGGCGCAGGCCATGCAGCATTGATCCGTCAGAGGGAGTAGTCGCAGATGTCGTCCTTGAATGCCTTGAACGTCGCTATTGAAGCTGCAGAGCGCAAACGTGATGCTGCCCGCACCGCCATGCAGGAACGCCAGCGCGCCCAGCAGGCCGCGCAGGCCCAGATGGATCAGTTGCAGGGCTATGTGGGTGAAATGCAGGCCCGCTGGGGGGCGCAGGAAGGTCTGGCTGTGCAGCCCGAAGTGATGCACCACCAGTATCAGTTCATGGAGCGGCTGCAGCACGCCATTGGCTTGCAGACCCGTGTGGTGGCTGATCAGGACATTCGTCTGGAAACCGCCCGTCAGGCCTTGCTGGCAGCGGAGCTGCGCGTAACCAGCCTGCAGAAAGTGGTGCAGGCCCGCAAGCGCGACATGGCTTTGGTGCAGATGCGGCGCGAGCAAAAGGAGACCGATGAGCGCGCCGCCATGGCCTTTTTTCGGCGCAGCTTCGGCCTGCAGCTCCAGGAGATCTGACGATGGCGGACACCAGAATTGACAGCTCTCGCAGCAGCGAGCCACGTACCGGCAAGGCTTCGGCACAGGCAATGGCATCTGCCAAAAGCAATGCTGCAGCCGGGGAGCAAGGGCAGGGCTTTTCATCGCTTCTGGCGGCGCTGGACGGCTTTGCAATGAATGGCTTGCAGCCAGCGACGACCGCAACATCGACCACGGCGCAGGATGAACAGACGGCCTTGCCCGGCCTGAGCGAGCAGGACGCGCTGCTGGCGGCGCAGGGGCATGCGCCCTGGATGAGTCTGGTTGCGCAGACTGCGCAGCTGGATGGGCAGGGCGATGTCGATATGCGCCAGGGCGCAGCAACAGATTTTCTCTCCGGGCGGGGTCAGGCCACGCAGCTGGCGCACCGCCAGGCTTTGCAGGTGGGTGATGCGGGCAGTTCCGGGGCGCATGCAGCGTTCATGGGCAAGGAATTGCAGTCCAATATGCCTCAAGTCCAGGTGGATCAAGCGCAGGCAGCTATGAATATGGAAGCGACAGCCCAGCCGCAAGTGCAGGAAGATGCCGCACAGGTGCAGGCCGAAAGCCAGAGCGCGCAGCCCGACGATGGCAAGAACGCCTTGTCTGTGCGTGCCGATGCGGCGCTGCACAAGCCTGTGGTTCAGTCGCCGCAGGGCATCAGCCTGCAAGGCATGACGACGGTGCAGCCGCAGACGCTGGACGGACTCAAGGACTTGCTGCGTGCCGCCAGGTCGCCGCAGCAGGAAGAAGGCGCTGTAAACAAGGCCGGTGGCACACAAGGCCCGCATGATTTGCTGGCGGCGGCCGCTGCCGCTGCCGTTGGGGCTGCCATGGGCGCGGCCAGCGCAGGCATGCAGGGCGGTGGGCAGAACGCTTCGGATTTTGGGCAGAACCTGGCGGGCCAGGATGCTGCGCCGACGGAGCGTGAGCAGGAAGTCTCCGAGCAAGTGGCCTTCTGGGTGCACCAGAAGACACAGAATGCCTCGGTCTCCATTCAGCACGAAGGCAAGCCGATTCAGGTGCAGGTGCAGCTCAACGGCCAGGAAGCGCATGTGCGCTTTGCTGCTGATGACGCGCAGGCGCGCCAGTTGCTGGCCGATGGCCAGGCGCAACTGCGTGAATTGCTGCAGTCGCAGGGGCTGAGTCTGAGTGGCGTCAGCGTGGATGCCGGGTCAGCGGATTCCGGCTCTGGCCGCCAGAGTGCCGATCAGCAGCCCGCGCAGGCCAGAACGGCGCGAGTGACGGTGGCCGCAGACATGGCAGGCGTGGCGGGAACTGCAGTATCAAATGCAACCAGAAATACGCAATCTGGCGTGGATTTGTTCGTCTGACAAGGCTGTGAACTGGCGTCAGCGGGGCTGGCGATGCGTGAATCAAGCCGGGATTCGCGCTTTTATTCCGGCAATGGTGCAGGAGGCGGACGGCGAATAATTCAGGCGTGGACCTTCTGTGTCGCAGCAATGGCTGCGGGGCGGTTGCAGTCCCTCACTCTTGAGGAAATTCCGCCGTGTCAGCCAACCCCAATGTCGCACCTGCCGCTCCTGCGAAAAGCAAGAAGCTGATTGTCATCGTGGCCATCATTGCCGTGCTGGCCATCGTGGCTGCAGCGGCCTATGTGTTGATGATGCAGCGTCAGCACAGCAGTGTGGACGGTGCTGAAGAAGAAGTCTCCGCCAAGGCCACCGTGCCCACCTTTCTGCCGCTGGACAATATGGTGGCCAACCTGTCTGACCCCGGTGGCGACCGTTTTGTGCAGCTGGGCATTACGCTGGAGCTGGCCGACGAGAAGACGGCATCTACCGTCAAGCAATACCTGCCCAGCATTCGCAACGGCATTCTGATGCTGGTGTCACAGCGCACTGCCGATGAGCTGCTGGCCCGTGAAGGCAAGGAAAAGCTGGCTGCCGACATTCTGGAAGAAGTGTCCGCACCACTGGGCTTTGGCGCGAACGCCAAGAAGCGCGCGCGTGACGATGAAGACGCCGACGAAGACCGCCCTCGCGCCAGCCGCAAGAGCCCGGTGCGTCGCGTGCTGTTTTCCAGCTTCATCATCCAGTAAGCAGGGAGGCGCTGCATGAGCGATTCTTTTCTCTCTCAGGAAGAGGTTGATGCTCTTCTGGAAGGCGTTACCGGCGAAAGCCAGCGCTCCGAGGTGGTGGAAGTCGATCTGGGCCAGATCCGCAACTACGACATCTCCAGCCAGGAACGCATCGTGCGTGGGCGCATGCCCACCATGGAAATCGTCAATGAGCGATTTGCCCGCAATTTCCGCATTGGCCTGTTCAACTTCATTCGCCGCAGCCCGGAAGTCTCCGTTGGCACGGTGACGGTGCAGCGCTACAGCGCGTTCCTGCGCGAGCTGGCGGTGCCCACCAATTTCAACATCATGGCCATTCGCCCGCTGCGCGGCAATGGTCTGATCGTGTGCGAGCCATCGCTGGTGTTCGGCGTGATTGACACGCTGTACGGCGGCACGGGCCGCTTGCAGACCCGCATTGAAGGGCGTGATTTTTCGACCACTGAGCAGCGCGTCATCAACCGCCTGGTCAATGTGATCTGCGAGGAATACAAAAAGGCCTGGCATGGCATTTATCCGCTGGAGCTGGCCTATCAGCGCTCGGAAATGCAGCCGCAGTTCGCCAATATCGCCACGCCCAGCGAAATCGTGGTCTCCACCGCGTTCCAGCTGGAGATTGGTGATATCACCGGCTCCATCCATATCTGCATGCCCTATGCAACGCTGGAGCCGATTCGTGATGTGCTGTATTCATCGACGCAGGGCGATGCCATCGAGGTGGACCGCCGCTGGGTCAAGGTGCTGACGCGAGAGATTCAGGCTGCCGAGGTCACGCTGGTGGCCGAGCTGGCACGGGCGGACGCCACGGTGGAGCAACTGCTGGCCATGCGCCCCGGCGATTTCATCGAACTGGACCGTGAGCCGCTGATTCGCGCCTCCATCGGCGGGGTGCCGGTTTTCGAGTGCCAGTACGGCACGCACAACGACAAATATGCAATCCGCGTGGAGCGCAGCCTGCGCGGCGGCGATTCAGGCTGGATGGGAGAGAAGCATGGCAATTGAAGACACCAACAAGCCCGCGGGCGATGATCCGTTCTCCGGCTGGGCCGAGGCGCTGGAAGAACAGCGTCAGCACGATCAGGCTGCATCCGGCCCGGATATGTCCGAGCAGGGCGGCCCGCTGAGCGGCGACGCCGCACGCAGCTTTGGCGATGTGCCGGTGCACGACATCAATATGGTGCTGGATATTCCAGTGCAACTGTCCGTGGAGCTGGGTCGCACCAAGGTGCCGATCAAATACATTCTGCAGCTGGCCCAGGGCTCGGTGGTGGAGCTGGATGCGCTGGCCGGTGAGCCCATGGATGTGCTGGTCAATGGCTACCTCATCGCACAGGGCGAAGTGGTGGTGGTCAATGACAAGTTTGGTATTCGCCTGACGGACGTGGTCACGCCGTCGGAGCGCCTGCGCCGGGTCAGCCGTGGTTGAAGGCGCAGCAGGCGCTGCCGCCAGCACGGCTGCTGTGACAGCCGCGCCGTCTATGTGGCCCACGCTGATTCTGGTGGCGCTGTTTGTGGCGGCCATGGCATGCCTGCCCTGGCTGGTGCGCAGATTGCAGCAGAAAAACCTGCTGCCCCGTGGCATGGGTATGGCGCGGGGTGCGGCGCCGCTGCAGCAGCAGGTGCTGGGCTCGCTGGCCATCGGCCCGCAGCAGCGTGTAGTAACCGTGCAAGTGGGCGAAGGCGATGAAGCCGTGCGCCTGGTGCTGGGCGTGACCGCGCAGCAGATTCAATGCCTGCATGTGCTGCAAGCCCAGTCTGCGCCTGCGCAAGCTGCTCACCCTTATGTAGCAAACCCGCCGAACCCTGCCTCGTTCACCGACTCACTGATGCGCGCACAGGCGGGTGACTCGGCCCGGAATTCTGGAAATGTCTAAGTTTGTACCGCGCACCGCGATGCGTGCCGCAGTAATGGCTGCTCTGGCCCTGCCGCTGGTGGCAGCGGCGCAGGGTGCGCCAGCCAGCCTGCCTTTGCTGGTGGGGCAGGGCGCAGGCGGCAATAGCTATTCGGTGCCTATTCAGACACTGCTGTTCTTTACAGCGCTGTCGTTTCTTCCCGCCATTTTGCTGTTGATGACGGGCTTTACCCGCATCGTCATTGTGCTGAGCCTGCTGCGCCAGGCGCTGGGCACGCAGTCGGCGCCGCCCAATCAGGTGGTGATCGGCCTTTCGCTGTTCCTCACCATGTTTGTGATGGGGCCCACGCTGGACAAGGTCTATCAGGAAGCCTATCTGCCCTATACACAGAACAGCATCAGCTTCGAGCAGGCCATTGAAAAAGCCGAGGCGCCTATGCGTGGCTTCATGCTCAAGCAGACGCGCCAGTCGGACTTTGCCCTGTTCAAGCGCCTGGCCAAACTGGATGCGAGCGTTACCGCCGAAACCGCACCGCTGCGTGTGCTGGTGCCCGCTTTTGTGACCAGTGAGCTGAAAACGGCCTTCCAGATCGGCTTCATGATCTTTATTCCGTTTCTGGTCATCGACATGGTGGTGTCCTCCATCCTCATGTCGCTGGGCATGATGATGCTGTCGCCGGTGTTGGTGGCTTTGCCGTTCAAGCTCATGCTGTTTGTGCTGGCGGATGGCTGGAATTTAATTATTGGGTCGCTGGCCGCAAGTTTTGCGGTCTAGCGAAGCGCAAGGAAAGTCATGACTTCTCAATTTGTTCTGACCTTTGGGCGCGAAGCACTGACTTTGCTGCTGATGATTTCCATGCCTGTGCTGGGTGTGGTCATGGGCGTGGGTTTGCTGGTCAGCGTCTTTCAGGCGGTGACCCAGGTGCATGAGGCCACGCTGGCCTTTGTGCCTAAGCTGCTGGCAGCGGTGGCCGTGTTTGCCGTGGCCGGGCCATGGATGCTGTCCACCTTGGTGGATTTCATCCGTCGAACCATTGAAGGCATCCCCGGAGCCGTCGGGTGATTTCTTTTAGCGAAGCGCAGATTGCCGCCTGGCTGTCGCCGCTGATCTGGCCTTTTGTGCGTGTGCTGGCGCTGTTCACCACGGCGCCGGTGTTTTCGCAAAAAGCCATTCCCATGCGGCTCAAGGTGGGGCTGGCTTTCTTGATTGCGCTGTGCGCGCAGCCAACGCTGGGCGATCAGACCGTGGTCAGCATTGCCTCGCCGCAGGCGCTGGGCACGCTGGTGCAGCAGATTGTGGTGGGCCTGTCCGTCGGCTTTGCCGTGCGGCTGGTGATGGCCGCGGTGGAAGTGGCCGGTGAAGTGGTGGGTTTGCAGATGGGGCTGAACTTTGCCTCGTTCTTTGACCCGACCAGCAACGCCCAGCTCAGCGCCGTGGCGCGCTTCATGGTGCAGATTGCCACGCTGCTGTTCATCGTCATCAACGGCCACCTGCTGGTGCTGATGGCCGTGCTCAAGAGCTTTGAGGCTTTTCCGGTAGATGGCAACTTCATGCAGGCCATTGCCCAGATGCGCATTCATGAGATGGGCAGAGCCGTTTTTGCCAGCGCGTTCTGGATTGCCCTGCCCATGATTGCCATGCTGCTGTTCGTCAACCTGGTGCTGGGCATCATCTCCCGCGTTGCGCCGCAGATGAATATCTACGCCGTGGGCTTTCCCGTCACGCTGACTGTGGGCCTGCTGGGCCTGACTGCAACCTTGCCCTTGCTGGAGCAGCCGCTGGTGGCCTTGCTGCAAAAAGGCATGGCGACTTTTGGCGTTTAGTTGAATAGAAACTATCAAAGTTGATAGCTGCTTGCGCAATATGGATAAGCGCTAGAGCCAGATTCCTTCAAAACTGGCACGCTCCCAATAGAGAGATAGCGAGCAAGCGCCGCCGCGCAGCGAAGCTGACGCCCCTTTCCATAGCGCGAAGCGCGTAGAGAAAGGGTGAGGCTGAAGAGAAACTATCAAGTTTGATAGCTGCTTGCGCAATATAGATAAGCGTTAGGGCCAAATTTCTTCAAAAATGGCGTGTCCCAACCCAGGGACAGCGAGCAAGGGCCGCCCCGCAGCTAGGCTGTCGTCCCCCTTCCGTAGCGCGCAGCGCGTAGAGAAAGGGGCGCCCGGCTAGGGGGAAGCGGCAAAGCCGCTCAGGGGGTTAAATCAGCCTATTACGTATGGCATAAGCCGTCAGCTCGGCATTGCTGCTCATGCCCAGCTTTTCCAGCACGCGGGCGCGGTACACGCTTACGGTCTTGGGGCTGAGCATCAACTCCTGCGCAATATCGGTCTGCTTCTGGCCGCTGGCAATTTTCAGCAGGGTCTGCATCTCGCGCTCTGACAAGGCCTCGTGCGGCACGGGCGCTGCGGGCTGGGCCAGGCTGTCGGCCAGCATCTGAGCCACTTCTGCCGTCAGATACTTGCGCCCGCCATGAACGGTGCGCACGGCCTCAATCAGCTGCATGGGGTCGCCCGCCTTGTTGGCATAGCCTGCCGCGCCGGCCTTGATGCTGCGCAGCGCGTACTGGTCCTCGGGGTACATGGAGACCATGATGACGCGAATCTGTGGATGCGTTTCGCGCACGCTGGCCAGCACCTCCAGGCCGTTGCGGCCCGGCATATTGATGTCCAGCAGCATCACATCGCAGGCAGCGTCGCGCAGGGCTTCGCGCAGCTCGGCATAGCTGCCGGCCTCGGCGGTAACGCGGATATCGGTGGCTTCGGCCAAGGTGTCGCGTATGCCTCTTCGCAAGATGGCATGGTCATCGCATAGCACCACATGGATCAAAGTCGCTCTCCCATGAAAACAGTCGGCAGCCGCAATACGAGCAAGTGCAGGGTGCTCATATTTCGATAACTGCCAGAGGAATGGTGAGGATGATAGAGCTTCCCCGTCCGGGCTGGCTGCTTACATCCAACCAGCCTTGTACGGTACGTGCGCGCTCATTCAGGCCTTTGAGGCCGAAGGACTGGGGCTTTGCGCGGTCTTGCACGCTCATGCCTACCCCGTTATCTGTTACTTCCAGTGTCAAAAAACCTTCATGGTCGGACAGCTCCAGCGTGACCTGGCTGGCCTGCGCGTATTTGCTGATATTGGTCAAGGCTTCCTGCGCCGTGCGATAGACCACGACCTGAAGTGCGGGTGCAAAGTCGGCCTGCTGGCAGTGCACATGCAGCCGGGCCGGAATGCTGGTGCGGCGCTCAAAATCCTGGGCCAACCATTGAATGGCAGCCAGCAGCCCCTGGTCCAGCACGGGCGGGCGCAGGTTTTGCATGATGCGCTGGCTGGCGCCCAGGGCGTGCTCCAGCATCTGCAGTGCATTCTGGGCATGTTCGCGCAGCGCCCCTTCGGGGCTGTTGCGCTGCATCCAGGCCAAGTCGAACTTGACGGCAGTCAGTGAACCGCCGATATCGTCGTGAATCTCGCGTGAGATGCTGGCGCGCTCCTGCTCGATACTGGTGTGCAGGTGCTCGGTCAGCTCGGCCAGGCGCTTTTCAGAGGCCGCCAGCTCCTGCATGGCGCGGCGGCGGGCGCGCCGGGCCTCGTGCACCTCCATGGCGCGCTGCACCACATGGGGCAGGCTGTTGATCTGGTCCTTGAGCAGGTAGTCGCTGATGCCCAGCCGCATGATGTCCACCGCTGCAGACTCCCCGATGGCGCCAGACAGCAGTACAAAGGGAGGATGCTCGGGCTGCTGGCGCACGATGTCCCAGACGTCCAGCGCGGTAAACCCCGGCAGGTGATAGTCGGCCAGGATTAAGTCAAAATTCTGCGCCTGCAGCGCAGCCTGGGTGGCCTGCAGGCTGTCAGCCACCGTGATCTGGCAGGCCAGTTGCCCGCGCTTGAGGCTCAGGCGGGCCAGGGTCTGATCGGCGGGGGAGTCTTCTATATGAAGGATGTTCACGCTCTGTTCCTGCAATTGCGCATAGCCAAGGGCGCTATCATTAGATACATTTTGGAACATGGTGGGCAAAAGTTGTCTGGTCGTGAGCAAAGAGCCGCGTCAGTGAACTGGAGCCAATTCTTTGCAGAGGGCATGGCGGGCAGCCCGTCGTGCAATGTCAATCGCTGTTGGAGTAACAATGCAGACAACGCAAAACCCATCGGGTGAGCCTGCAGTTGCCATGCCTGTCATGGTGGCTGCGGAGCTACAAG is from Comamonas fluminis and encodes:
- the fliI gene encoding flagellar protein export ATPase FliI; the protein is MSSELGGNLWPQFISQARARYAQPVPLECQGRLTKLTGMVLEASGLRVPVGAQCHIHQAGQEPVLAEVVGFAGERAYLMPAGDIQGLSSGAMVVPAAPFIPVPQLGVEQGEKISQTVGVLRLPMGDGLLGRVVDSQGVPLDRGPALDGVVPEVLDRNPINAMDRDPVRESLDTGVKALNSLLTVGRGQRLGLFAGSGVGKSVLLGMMARYTQADVIVVGLIGERGREVKEFVEDILGAQDRSRAVVVAAPADAPPLLRMQGASYATAIAEHFRDKGKHVLLLMDSLTRYAMAQREIALAIGEPPATKGYPPSCFAKLPALVERSGNGLHGVGSITAFYTVLSEGDDQQDPIADAARAILDGHVVLSRALAETGHYPAIDIEQSASRVMHNVVSREHFELARRFRAVYSRYQKGRDLVQVGAYVPGSDPQLDEAIALQPAMSSFLQQSMFESSSMEQSLSGMAQAMQH
- the fliJ gene encoding flagellar export protein FliJ, which produces MSSLNALNVAIEAAERKRDAARTAMQERQRAQQAAQAQMDQLQGYVGEMQARWGAQEGLAVQPEVMHHQYQFMERLQHAIGLQTRVVADQDIRLETARQALLAAELRVTSLQKVVQARKRDMALVQMRREQKETDERAAMAFFRRSFGLQLQEI
- a CDS encoding flagellar hook-length control protein FliK, whose translation is MADTRIDSSRSSEPRTGKASAQAMASAKSNAAAGEQGQGFSSLLAALDGFAMNGLQPATTATSTTAQDEQTALPGLSEQDALLAAQGHAPWMSLVAQTAQLDGQGDVDMRQGAATDFLSGRGQATQLAHRQALQVGDAGSSGAHAAFMGKELQSNMPQVQVDQAQAAMNMEATAQPQVQEDAAQVQAESQSAQPDDGKNALSVRADAALHKPVVQSPQGISLQGMTTVQPQTLDGLKDLLRAARSPQQEEGAVNKAGGTQGPHDLLAAAAAAAVGAAMGAASAGMQGGGQNASDFGQNLAGQDAAPTEREQEVSEQVAFWVHQKTQNASVSIQHEGKPIQVQVQLNGQEAHVRFAADDAQARQLLADGQAQLRELLQSQGLSLSGVSVDAGSADSGSGRQSADQQPAQARTARVTVAADMAGVAGTAVSNATRNTQSGVDLFV
- a CDS encoding flagellar basal body-associated FliL family protein encodes the protein MSANPNVAPAAPAKSKKLIVIVAIIAVLAIVAAAAYVLMMQRQHSSVDGAEEEVSAKATVPTFLPLDNMVANLSDPGGDRFVQLGITLELADEKTASTVKQYLPSIRNGILMLVSQRTADELLAREGKEKLAADILEEVSAPLGFGANAKKRARDDEDADEDRPRASRKSPVRRVLFSSFIIQ
- the fliM gene encoding flagellar motor switch protein FliM, which produces MSDSFLSQEEVDALLEGVTGESQRSEVVEVDLGQIRNYDISSQERIVRGRMPTMEIVNERFARNFRIGLFNFIRRSPEVSVGTVTVQRYSAFLRELAVPTNFNIMAIRPLRGNGLIVCEPSLVFGVIDTLYGGTGRLQTRIEGRDFSTTEQRVINRLVNVICEEYKKAWHGIYPLELAYQRSEMQPQFANIATPSEIVVSTAFQLEIGDITGSIHICMPYATLEPIRDVLYSSTQGDAIEVDRRWVKVLTREIQAAEVTLVAELARADATVEQLLAMRPGDFIELDREPLIRASIGGVPVFECQYGTHNDKYAIRVERSLRGGDSGWMGEKHGN
- the fliN gene encoding flagellar motor switch protein FliN, with product MAIEDTNKPAGDDPFSGWAEALEEQRQHDQAASGPDMSEQGGPLSGDAARSFGDVPVHDINMVLDIPVQLSVELGRTKVPIKYILQLAQGSVVELDALAGEPMDVLVNGYLIAQGEVVVVNDKFGIRLTDVVTPSERLRRVSRG
- a CDS encoding FliO/MopB family protein, with product MWPTLILVALFVAAMACLPWLVRRLQQKNLLPRGMGMARGAAPLQQQVLGSLAIGPQQRVVTVQVGEGDEAVRLVLGVTAQQIQCLHVLQAQSAPAQAAHPYVANPPNPASFTDSLMRAQAGDSARNSGNV
- the fliP gene encoding flagellar type III secretion system pore protein FliP (The bacterial flagellar biogenesis protein FliP forms a type III secretion system (T3SS)-type pore required for flagellar assembly.): MSKFVPRTAMRAAVMAALALPLVAAAQGAPASLPLLVGQGAGGNSYSVPIQTLLFFTALSFLPAILLLMTGFTRIVIVLSLLRQALGTQSAPPNQVVIGLSLFLTMFVMGPTLDKVYQEAYLPYTQNSISFEQAIEKAEAPMRGFMLKQTRQSDFALFKRLAKLDASVTAETAPLRVLVPAFVTSELKTAFQIGFMIFIPFLVIDMVVSSILMSLGMMMLSPVLVALPFKLMLFVLADGWNLIIGSLAASFAV
- the fliQ gene encoding flagellar biosynthesis protein FliQ produces the protein MTSQFVLTFGREALTLLLMISMPVLGVVMGVGLLVSVFQAVTQVHEATLAFVPKLLAAVAVFAVAGPWMLSTLVDFIRRTIEGIPGAVG
- the fliR gene encoding flagellar biosynthetic protein FliR, coding for MISFSEAQIAAWLSPLIWPFVRVLALFTTAPVFSQKAIPMRLKVGLAFLIALCAQPTLGDQTVVSIASPQALGTLVQQIVVGLSVGFAVRLVMAAVEVAGEVVGLQMGLNFASFFDPTSNAQLSAVARFMVQIATLLFIVINGHLLVLMAVLKSFEAFPVDGNFMQAIAQMRIHEMGRAVFASAFWIALPMIAMLLFVNLVLGIISRVAPQMNIYAVGFPVTLTVGLLGLTATLPLLEQPLVALLQKGMATFGV
- a CDS encoding response regulator; protein product: MIHVVLCDDHAILRRGIRDTLAEATDIRVTAEAGSYAELREALRDAACDVMLLDINMPGRNGLEVLASVRETHPQIRVIMVSMYPEDQYALRSIKAGAAGYANKAGDPMQLIEAVRTVHGGRKYLTAEVAQMLADSLAQPAAPVPHEALSEREMQTLLKIASGQKQTDIAQELMLSPKTVSVYRARVLEKLGMSSNAELTAYAIRNRLI
- a CDS encoding hybrid sensor histidine kinase/response regulator: MFQNVSNDSALGYAQLQEQSVNILHIEDSPADQTLARLSLKRGQLACQITVADSLQATQAALQAQNFDLILADYHLPGFTALDVWDIVRQQPEHPPFVLLSGAIGESAAVDIMRLGISDYLLKDQINSLPHVVQRAMEVHEARRARRRAMQELAASEKRLAELTEHLHTSIEQERASISREIHDDIGGSLTAVKFDLAWMQRNSPEGALREHAQNALQMLEHALGASQRIMQNLRPPVLDQGLLAAIQWLAQDFERRTSIPARLHVHCQQADFAPALQVVVYRTAQEALTNISKYAQASQVTLELSDHEGFLTLEVTDNGVGMSVQDRAKPQSFGLKGLNERARTVQGWLDVSSQPGRGSSIILTIPLAVIEI